In Equus przewalskii isolate Varuska chromosome 6, EquPr2, whole genome shotgun sequence, one DNA window encodes the following:
- the GIPC1 gene encoding PDZ domain-containing protein GIPC1, whose product MPLGLGRRKKAPPLVENEEAEPGRGGLGVGEPGPLGGVAGGPHAGLPPPPPALRPRLVFHTQLAHGSPTGRIEGFTNVKELYGKIAEAFRLPAAEVMFCTLNTHKVDMDKLLGGQIGLEDFIFAHVKGQRKEVEVFKSEEALGLTITDNGAGYAFIKRIKEGSVIDHIQLISVGDMIEAINGQSLLGCRHYEVARLLKELPRGRTFTLKLTEPRKAFDMISVRSGGGRPGAGPQLGTGRGTLRLRSRGPATVEDMPSAFEEKAIEKVDDLLESYMGIRDTELAATMVELGKDKKNPDELAEALDERLGDFAFPDEFVFDVWGAIGDAKVGRY is encoded by the exons ATGCCGCTGGGACTGGGGCGGCGGAAGAAGGCGCCGCCTCTGGTGGAGAATGAGGAGGCCGAGCCGGGCCGTGGCGGGCTGGGCGTGGGGGAGCCGGGGCCGCTGGGCGGCGTGGCAGGGGGGCCCCACGCGggcctgccgccgccgccgcccgcgctgCGGCCCCGCCTCGTCTTCCACACGCAGCTGGCCCACGGCAGCCCCACCGGCCGTATCGAGGGCTTCACCAACGTCAAGGAGCTCTACGGCAAGATCGCCGAGGCCTTCCGGCTGCCGGCCGCCGAG GTGATGTTCTGCACCCTCAACACCCACAAAGTGGACATGGACAAGCTCCTGGGGGGCCAGATTGGGCTGGAGGACTTCATCTTCGCCCATGTCAAGGGGCAGCGCAAGGAGGTGGAGGTTTTCAAGTCGGAGGAGGCGCTGGGGCTCACCATCACGGACAACGGAGCCGGCTACGCCTTCATCAAG CGCATTAAGGAGGGCAGCGTGATTGACCACATCCAGCTCATCAGCGTGGGGGACATGATCGAGGCCATCAACGGGCAGAGCCTGCTGGGCTGCCGGCACTACGAGGTGGCCCGGCTCCTCAAGGAGCTGCCCCGGGGCCGCACCTTCACGCTGAAGCTCACGGAGCCCCGCAAGGCCTTTG ACATGATCAGCGTCCGCTCCGGGGGTGGCCGCCCTGGTGCTGGCCCCCAGCTGGGCACTGGCCGAGGGACACTCCGGCTCCGATCGAGGGGCCCTGCCACGGTAGAGGACATG CCCTCGGCCTTCGAGGAGAAGGCCATTGAGAAGGTGGACGATCTGCTGGAGAGTTACATGGGCATCAGGGACACGGAGCTGG CGGCCACCATGGTAGAGCTTGgaaaggacaaaaagaacccAGATGAGCTGGCCGAGGCCCTGGACGAACGGCTGGGTGACTTCGCCTTTCCTGATGAGTTCGTCTTTGACGTCTGGGGGGCCATTGGGGACGCCAAGGTCGGCCGTTACTAG